In bacterium, the DNA window ATGACATCTGTCTTCTAAAAGACGCCCAGTTGGCGGAATGCCGCCTGCTCGGCGGGGTGGAGCAAGCCATAACTCCAGTCCATGGCGTCGCGGAGGGTGTGATGCCGCCCCAGTACATCCCGCGCTTCTTCCGTGGACAAGAGGGCCTGCCCTTGAAGCCGAGCGAGCATCGTCGTCGGCGACAGCACGCGGCTGCGGGCTGCGGCGATGCGAATCGCGAGCGGGAGGCCGTCGAGCCGGTGCAGGAGCGCGGCGAGGGCGTGCGTGTCCGCCGGGGTGAGCGCAAGCTCTGGCTGGATGCGCCGTGCGTGTTCCAGAAAGAGGGCCGCCGCCGGCGCCTGCTCCACGGTGGCCAGGTCCGGGGCGCGCAGATCGGGCAGGGCGAGCCCGGCCAGGGGAACCTGATGTTCCAGGCGGAGCTTCAACGGTTCGCGGCTCGTGACCAATACCTTGAGCGCCGGGGCTGCGGCCAACAGCTCCGCCACCCGAGCCGCTGCGGGCAAGAGATGCTCAAAATTATCCAAGACCAGTAGGAGGTGGCGGTTCCTGAGATACGCGGCGACTCGCTCCGCCGGTGAAAGAGCGGCGGCCTCCTCGAGCCCGAGGGCTTGTCCGATCGCGGCGTCGATCTCGGCGGGGTTATGGAGGGGTGCGAGGTCGACAAACCAGACCCCATCGCGGAACGCC includes these proteins:
- a CDS encoding AAA family ATPase, with translation MIKSRHRAGRARPDAASLTLGALPSTVLSDPSRLFGREREMEAVRAHLFGESARLVTLTGPGGIGKTRLALAAARDVQPAFRDGVWFVDLAPLHNPAEIDAAIGQALGLEEAAALSPAERVAAYLRNRHLLLVLDNFEHLLPAAARVAELLAAAPALKVLVTSREPLKLRLEHQVPLAGLALPDLRAPDLATVEQAPAAALFLEHARRIQPELALTPADTHALAALLHRLDGLPLAIRIAAARSRVLSPTTMLARLQGQALLSTEEARDVLGRHHTLRDAMDWSYGLLHPAEQAAFRQLGVF